The Solanum lycopersicum chromosome 6, SLM_r2.1 genome has a window encoding:
- the LOC101244882 gene encoding glycine cleavage system H protein, mitochondrial, which produces MALRMWASSTANALRISTTNNIIAPSFSISRCFSTVIDGLKYASSHEWVKHEGSVATVGITDHAQDHLGEVVFVDLPDIGGSVSQGSSFGAVESVKATSDINCPISGEIVEVNTKLSETPGLINSSPYEDGWMIKVKPSSPSELESLMGSKEYTKFCEEEDSH; this is translated from the exons ATGGCTCTCAGGATGTGGGCTTCTTCAACAGCCAACGCACTAAGAATCTCCACAACTAACAATATAATTGCCCCTTCCTTTTCTATCTCCAGATGTTTTTCAACTG TAATTGATGGGTTGAAGTATGCATCTTCACATGAATGGGTGAAGCATGAGGGTTCAGTGGCCACAGTTGGCATCACTGATCATGCTCAG GACCATCTTGGAGAAGTTGTGTTTGTGGATTTGCCAGATATTGGTGGTTCTGTTTCCCAAGGAAGCAGTTTTGGAGCTGTTGAAAGTGTCAAAGCCACCAGTGACATTAATTGTCCTATCTCTGGCGAGATTGTTGAGGTCAACACAAAGCTTTCTGAAACGCCCGGCTTG ATAAATTCGAGCCCATATGAAGATGGATGGATGATTAAAGTGAAGCCAAGCAGCCCATCAGAACTAGAATCTTTGATGGGATCGAAAGAGTACACAAAATTCTGTGAAGAAGAGGATAGTCATTAA